Genomic segment of Scomber scombrus chromosome 18, fScoSco1.1, whole genome shotgun sequence:
ATCTGAAGGCAAATATCACATATCTATACAACTCTGGGCCCTTCAGTTAACCAGGTCATTGATCATCATCTGTTGCACTAATAACAAAGCCAGACTGTTGCTTTTCCCCCCTGCCATTCTCTCTTTCCAAGACTGTTCTCACAATATTTGAAGAGCATGAAATCTGGTGGCAACTTCGCAGTTAAGcacaacccaaaaaaaagaagtgtgcaACTTGTGCAATAGCCAACAaattaacagtaaaaataaaagtttgactGCAACATTAACACAGAAGTGAAGTGAGGTTGACGAAGTGGcactttgtgaaaaaaaaaaaaaaagatgtgacaACTATAAGTGGAAACTGTTAATAAGCACTGCACAATATGTGACAGGTGAGTGTGCTTGATGAGCCTTTGGTTTCTTACCATTACATGAAAGtccaataacaaaataaaaagtgctcaagattgtcatttaaaaataaagaatgctACTATTTCCATCTTAAACTCAGGCATTGTGTGGCTTTGTGTATTTAAGGGGCTGAAGTGGTATAacgcaaacacatacacatataaaacagtGGAACAGTTAATGTCTGGCTTCGGCGTAGGTGCTTGTCTTTTTTCTAATTCCTTTGTTTAATACAACCATCTGTCAAAACCCTTTACTTCCTTCAAGAAAACTCATCTCATAAGGTATGTCTGGGTCAGCTGAAGCATAACTTGTTTTGATGAGAGCACACAGTGAGTGAAGTCATTTCCCAAGGAAGTGAGAGACTGCGTCTCCTCTGAAACCCAGTTCAAAAGGCTAATTGGGTAAAAAGAGAAACCAGTGTGCGTGCAGGAGTGAACTAGCCACAGCGTGAAGCCGAGTCCAGTTCATGTCAGTCACTTTTAAGGCAGCAGTGCAGTCTTGCGACAAAACACTTGCAGTTGAGTGCTGTGTCTTCTCCCACGTCTTTCTCCTGCATCTTCATTCCTCCTGTCATCATATGAAATCAGCACGGAGTAGCATGCATTTTTccaacacgcacacaaacacgtaCACACAGGTGTGAAACTACACACACCCCAGCTCACAGACATCACAGCAGTAGAAGCAGCCAGCAGCAGGCGTACAGCATCCATATAGCATGGCCCTGAGTCAGATCAAGACCGAGAAGCTGCAGGCTCACTGGCTTTCAGCGTCTGCTTCGTGGAGTTAAGGTTTCTTCAGGCTCTCTCCACCTGTCAAACGTGGTTCAGCAGATCAGCTCCTGTTGTATCTCAGGTCGCGTGGGGAAGGGGGATTCACTGAAGGTGAAGGCATTACGGCCTGTTTTCAGTTCACCCTGGCCCGGGCATATGAGGTACCCGATCAAGCCCAGCTCAGGGGAGGGAGCCGGGCTCTCAGGCTCTGACTCCGACTGGCTCATCTCTGGCTCATCCAAAGATGACGCTGTGTTGAGGTGCGGATGGGAAAGGGGATGGGGTAGTGGGTTCAGCCAGGCATGGCTGAGGCATTCTTCTGCTGTGGCTCTCTTcctgtacacacaaacacaataacactGTGGATGAGTGGAAGAGTTTACATAACCAATGGATTTCCAGGATCTTCAGATTCACTCAATCCGTTCCCCCAAAGTTGTCAACCATATTGCTTttcaaaattagaaaaaaaaaacatttttcaccctgaaggtttttttccccctcgaTCTCTCAATATTACTCCAACACAGGAATATTTCAGTCTTTCCACCAGCATAACTAATCTGCTGCAATTAAACGCTACTGATGGGAGATTATGCTTCTGGACCAAAGTAAGAGGCTACTGCTACTTTTCATCAACACATTGTGCTGACAAATTAAAAGCTATGTGCTAAAGCACTCAGTCCCAATTAGAGTTTCTGGTTAATTTTTTCAGTAATATGATTAGATGGTTTCCTATGAAAATCACGTTGGTAtaaattgtcttgtttttttaatgtggtgtAGTGTTTGGTGTAATATCAAGACAAAACATACTGGTCTATAAAATATTTctgtataaatgaaataaatgtaagctGACAGACATGATTTGCAAGAAAGGAAATGACTTTTCGCCCAAATGACGCAAATCATGTTACCACACACTCTTTTAGATATACGCAGATGCACTTCCGTGCCAGTGTGAACCTGACTCATATCCTTGGTGTGTAAATCAGCTCAATGTAGTGCTGATGGAAATTTTTCGGTTTTAGCCATAATCAAAACATCTGAGTATCTTCCGCTTAACTGTAAAAAGCCTCACCTGGGGTTTTTAACCAACAAGGACTTGATGAAGTCAATGGCCAGGGAGGAGATCCCCTCAAACGTGTCTTGCGAGTAGTCGATGTTGACTTGGGAGATGTTGAGGAATGTCTCCTGCTTGTTGTCACCCAGAAAGGGAGATTCACCAGTCAACATGACGTAGGTCAGGACCCCAATACTcctgcagaggaagaaagaaaggaaaggagtcaATAAGGCAATTTGTCATCTTTGAGAGTTACAGAATCTTTTACAACACAACAGATGTGGCTGTCTTCCACTGTCCACTGTGCTGCGGTTATACATTAATTAACCACTCAAGTAGGTAATAAAGATGATTTGTGGTCAAAGGTCTAGACATAAAAAGGATATTTTGTATATTAGGGAGGTGATGTCATTGTCCTGAATATGTCTTTATTCCCAGAAGTACTAAGAAGCCTGCATGGCAGAACCATTTCCACTGAAATGAGTGGAAATGGTCTCATTAACTGCAGTAGCACACTTACCACATATCTGTTGCAGTGCTGATGGGTTCGTAGTTCAGGATCTCTGGTGCTGCAACATAAACACATGGCCAGTGTTAGTCATGATAAATGATGACACTCAAATTGAACAGACACAGGTGATTGTGGTGATTTAAGGGCTGAATGCAGGACTCACCAACATACTCTGGGGTACCGAGGATCTCTCTGATTTCTGTGATACTGTCCATGCGTCTGGACAAGCCAAAGTCCACAATGCGAATGTCCCCCAGAGGTGTGGCACTGGTCAGCAAGACGTTCTGGGGCTGGAGAAAGCGAACAACAGATTAGACGGAGGTATGTTACATAATGACTAATGATGATTCAAGAAGCTTGAGGTTTGACATCTGAACATCTTTGACATTTGAAATCCACCGTCACTGATTACAAGCTAGTTTGAATGAGTCAAAGCATTTCAGGTAAATGGCCTCAAGAGGATTTCAAGTCTGGTCAGCATCCAGCTGCTCCTCTGAGCTCAGATCAACCACTAAGCCAATCAGACAAGACTGAAAACAGGTAGGGTATCCCTGCCAACTAGCTAGACTGCTCAACAGTTGGTGTGTGCAAATACTTCAGTGTGCGTACAACTGTGCTTAATTCTGGGTCAGGCTCACCTAATCCCAGACTTGGTTGGAACATCTGAGATaaacagaagaggaaaataCATACTAGCTGTCAGGCATGGGCTATTATAGTCCATCATACCACAAGAGCGGCTAAATAGTGCATGAGATTCACCTCTTGAAAATACTTAACCAcacaactttattattattataggccCAAATGTTTTACACAAGCAGTACTCTTAAACAGAGCACTTTTTTGTATTGCAAGTGATCATTTTATCCAGAACATATGCAGTACTTTTGTGacttattcatttttaaaaataattctgGCTCATATTATATGAGCAAAGAGAAAATAGGTTAATTTGTGAGATACTTATGTAAATAATATCCTCAATGGTAACTGCCTTGTAACCTCAGAGcttaataaagaaaacatgatagTTCAGACAGGTTCTTTTACCGACTGATTTCTTGTGGGAACTGGGTTGTGACATGCTGAATGGGTTGAGGTTACATAACAGAAATGATATCTGCCTCAGTCTGCTTCTCGGGGGAATAGGCTGTCCTATATCGTCATATAATCTTTCAGTGTGCTTACTTTCAAATCCAGATGCACCACATTGTTTCGATGCAGGAAGGCCACTCCAGTCAGGATCTGCTTGGCCAGTCGGACCACATCTTTCTCTGTGAAGGCTTCGTCATTGTCGGCAACACATTGGTTGAAGATTTCACCACCGTCGGCGCTGaaaggaaagcagaggaaggaaaacttagaaaacaaaacaaggataAGATGAGAAGAAAAGAACTGTACGTGGATAGCCACCCAGTGGAGTTTAGTTTGGCTGACTTTCATTtttgattattcattttaacTTGACATAATAAATTGCCTGttaaactgaacaaatacacccttccttttatttttaatcacacAAGTTGACAATGGCAAATTCCAGCCGATCCCATTAGCACAATTTTAGTGAACAAACCCAAAGTCATTTCCACtttctttaaaattacataacaCCCTGTCTCCTTGTACTTTGGcttgaaaaaacaaagttcatcCACATCGACAGACCAAGTGAGTCCAACATGAATCAATATAATTTTTGTTACCCCGCCTCTGTATGTACCTTCCACTTAACAGGAATATTACTGGAGATAACAATGGTCATATCAGCTTACAGCAGGTTCAGATAAGGATTTATACAGCCTGATATGCTGGAAGTTCACATACTAAATCAAACAGGGGAAGCAGTGGCAAACAGTGGCCAACTTATCAAAGCctaaatatttttcttaaagtgaaaaaagaacAGATTTTAAGCTTTAAAGTGGTCAGAGAATGTGAATAAAGGGTGGCAGAGGAGTAGTGTCAGGTTGGTAATTAGACACTGTATGAGCCTCCGCCTGCATAGTTTCTTGCTTGTTCTCTCCAATACTACAAAGGGATTGTCCTTTTTTGGAATTAGTAATTAGACAACTCAGTGGTGACTTCTCACATTTTTGGGAAAGGGATAGTCAGATTCTTGCCTGGTCTTGCTGTTCTTGTGTAACAACATTAAGTAAAGTGGAGTTAAGTGGTAGATTTACATTGGATTCTCCATCAGTCAGATCAATGCCTGGAGCTGACAGTTCACCCAAAAAACTCAAACCATGTGTGGGGGATTTAGATGGTGCACACATGCTTTTCATCTTCAGAGGAAAACTTTGTGACCAGGCCCTGGGCATGTCTGTTACATAACTCAGCACCACCCAGTCCCCCTTTAGCCTCCTAACCATGCACCCTTTACTATCCTCAGCTGTGAAAATAGCACTCATGTTTTTTTGGATTTCGAGGATATCCGTCATTGGTccaaataatcttttttttgccCCTAGAACCAAATACTTGACCTGCCACCTACCTCACTTGttgcaaaaatgctcaatcccACCTTATGACCCCTAAAGAGTTTGGAAGCCCTCATCTCTGCACACATGTAtaataaatgcaaacaaatcTAGTATTAGTGTTTACCTTTGGGAGAGCAAATCAGAGACATATGAGTGTAATTAACGGAGgcctttgatttgattttagtGTTGAAAAGTCCTCATATCTAATTTTCTGAGTTTGTGTTACATCAAaaatgaacttgaacttgaatcTGTCAATTAGACAGAGGCGTAGAGTGACCTGTTAGCATTTACTGTACCTGTCTTAACAATTAAAGGCTTGAAATGACGAAGCATTACAATGGTTTCATTAAGCTGTCAGTAGACGGCCTGAGAGGATTTAAAATCTTGATAAAGACCATCTTGTTTAAGTTCAACAGATTGTACATATAGTGGCCAAGCACTTAACATCTGATACTTCCCTGAAGTCTAAATATGGGCGCCACGGCCCCCTACTTCCAAGAGTTAATGTTCTCACTACCTCAGCATGTAGGCAGACATCCTCCCCTGCACTGACACGCGAGTATAAACCTAATGTAGCCAACATGAGTGAAGTGAAGGCAGAGTGAAGCTAAACAACCATTTGAAGACAAGAGCTGAGAGCAGATGAGCTTCAAACTCTGAATAAGGAGATGTTAAGTGGGAAAGAGGCAAAAGCATTTCTCTATCTTTAAGCGGTAAACCAAGTCAACCTCATTTTACATCAGCAGGAGAAGCTATTTGGTCAAAGCCCTTTTTGGCTGACCACCAAACTGGGCGCTCATTCATTGACGTCACCTTAACAGCACCCTGTCAACCAGTTTCCACAAGCCTAGCCTGTCTGTTGGCTACATTTTCTAGACAGCACTTATACTCCACTATAGTCTAATTAAAGAGTGGTGAGGTCATGAGGGCTCTGGGTTAGGTTAAATGCATGTAGatattgaaattaaaatgtacataaaacatGGCAAAGTTCTCTAAAcaaaaggaaatggaaaaaaaaatctaaattaagtTATGCCGTAGCAGGGTAATCATATGGTGAACCAAAATGAATTTGATTCTTGCAGTGTGTTGGATTTAGAAAAGATGCTGTCAGGAGTGCGCAATGAGCTTGGAGCATGTGTCAAGCACAAACTTGTGACATCAACAGGAGGGTAAAGGCATGAATAAGATGACTTGATGCTGAGAGTTTAATAAGATTCATGAGGAAGATATTGTTGCAACTTAATAGGCAGACAACTCATTTAACTTTTAAGAacatctgacatttaaaaaaggaaaaaaatgtattggtTTGGCTGCTATTCCTGTTGTTGTGACGCATTAGGATCTTGATTCGTTTACCTGCAGATGTAACCTCATATTATAACTTAACTTTGTATGCAGCTAAAATGGATTTATTGCTTTATGAAAGTACACTCTGATGTGTATAGAAACCAGAAAATTAAGGACAATGCTGTGCACAAAATTGGGTTAAATTATCAGATGGTCACAAAGTTGAGGAGTTCAGAGGTGAAGCATTCATTTCTCATCTAGTGACCATCTCTCACTTATGCGGAGGTTTTCGGGAACTTGAAGCACGCTGGGGtgacactttaaattttaatcagAATTCAACTTCTCGCTTTCTCTGACATTACTAAGGAAGTGGTTGTGGCTATATGAGaagagtgtatgtgtttgtattataCCAGCGCTGTGGTGTGCTACTTCTGGGAGCATTGCTTGCTGCTTGCATTGAAACCCACAGGAAATGGAAAATGGTTTGCGATTCTTGAAACTCATGCTGAGGTCAGTCAGTTTTTGAAGATGCAGCTATTCAcagcctctctctttctttttgtgagTGCTGCTGCAACTTTTACAGCGCAACCCCAACAGCatgaagtgacatttaaaaaccaaGCTCTTTAAATGCCAAATATTATAACCAATGCATGAACAGGCTGCTTAAT
This window contains:
- the stk17al gene encoding serine/threonine kinase 17a like, with the translated sequence MPSTTSATMNRNGIVTKIHSRIRADPFAANYELVGKELGRGKFAVVKKCIEKATGKQYAAKFLRKRRKGEDCRMDILNEIAVLESAKANPYVVALHEVYETSAEIILVLECADGGEIFNQCVADNDEAFTEKDVVRLAKQILTGVAFLHRNNVVHLDLKPQNVLLTSATPLGDIRIVDFGLSRRMDSITEIREILGTPEYVAPEILNYEPISTATDMWSIGVLTYVMLTGESPFLGDNKQETFLNISQVNIDYSQDTFEGISSLAIDFIKSLLVKNPRKRATAEECLSHAWLNPLPHPLSHPHLNTASSLDEPEMSQSESEPESPAPSPELGLIGYLICPGQGELKTGRNAFTFSESPFPTRPEIQQELIC